In a genomic window of Rubrobacter calidifluminis:
- a CDS encoding anthranilate synthase component II, producing the protein MRVLVLDNYDSFTYNLVQYLGELGAGEVVVRRNDEISPREALALHPDRIVVSPGPCTPDDAGISVDLVREAAGEGVPLLGVCLGHQAIGRAFGAEVVRGEPVHGKTSRILHDGEGVYRGLEQGFTATRYHSLVIEPSSVPGCLVVTSRTEDGVIMGVRHRGSPVEGVQFHPESVLTGSGRRLLSNFLLDD; encoded by the coding sequence ATGCGGGTTCTCGTCCTGGACAACTACGACTCCTTTACCTACAACCTCGTGCAGTACCTCGGCGAGCTGGGCGCAGGCGAGGTGGTCGTCCGCCGCAACGACGAGATCTCACCCCGCGAAGCCCTGGCCCTCCATCCGGATAGGATAGTAGTCTCGCCGGGACCGTGCACGCCGGACGATGCCGGGATCTCCGTCGATCTCGTGCGGGAGGCGGCCGGAGAGGGCGTGCCGCTGCTCGGGGTCTGCCTCGGGCACCAGGCGATAGGCCGGGCGTTCGGGGCCGAGGTCGTCCGGGGCGAGCCGGTGCACGGCAAGACCTCGCGCATCCTGCACGACGGCGAGGGGGTCTACCGGGGGCTAGAACAGGGCTTCACCGCGACCCGCTACCACTCACTCGTCATCGAGCCCTCCTCGGTGCCGGGGTGCCTCGTGGTGACCTCGCGCACGGAAGACGGCGTGATCATGGGTGTGCGCCACCGGGGATCCCCCGTGGAGGGTGTCCAGTTCCACCCCGAGAGCGTGCTCACCGGGAGCGGCAGAAGACTCCTCTCGAATTTCCTGTTGGACGATTAG
- the trpD gene encoding anthranilate phosphoribosyltransferase has product MLRDTLRTLASGGTLSEGEAERALETVMEGVASEAATAALLTALRLRGETVDEIVGFARAMRRFAQKVEAPPEVVDTCGTGGDAKGTINVSTAAAFVACGAGVKVAKHGNRAATSRSGSADVLEALGAEIELSPGQVSRCIAETGIGFMFARTHHPAMRYVAPVRAELPFRTVFNLLGPLTNPAGARRQLVGVFSREYLRPVAEALLRLGAERALVVHGSDGMDEITLCGETFVAEVGDDGIREYEISPEDFGMEVRGPDALLGGDAHLNARILRDVLSGEERGAAREVILLNAGAAIYVAGLCPDLASGVRIAAKSVDGREALSALESFVRTTRRLAGGVL; this is encoded by the coding sequence GTGCTTCGCGATACGTTGCGCACCCTGGCATCAGGCGGCACCCTCTCCGAGGGGGAGGCCGAGCGGGCGCTCGAGACGGTGATGGAGGGGGTGGCCTCCGAGGCGGCGACCGCGGCGCTCCTCACAGCGCTCAGGTTGCGGGGGGAGACTGTCGACGAGATCGTGGGCTTCGCCCGGGCGATGCGCCGTTTCGCCCAGAAGGTAGAGGCCCCGCCGGAGGTGGTGGACACCTGCGGCACCGGTGGGGATGCGAAGGGCACGATCAACGTCTCCACCGCCGCGGCTTTCGTCGCGTGCGGGGCTGGGGTGAAGGTCGCCAAGCACGGCAACCGGGCCGCGACCAGCCGCTCGGGCTCGGCCGACGTGCTGGAGGCCCTGGGGGCGGAGATAGAGCTCTCCCCGGGGCAGGTCTCGCGCTGCATCGCCGAGACCGGCATCGGGTTCATGTTCGCCCGCACCCACCACCCGGCGATGCGATACGTGGCCCCGGTTCGGGCGGAACTGCCGTTCCGCACGGTCTTCAACCTGCTCGGCCCGCTGACCAACCCGGCCGGGGCGAGGCGTCAGCTCGTCGGGGTCTTCAGCCGCGAATACCTGAGGCCGGTCGCCGAGGCGCTGCTCCGGCTCGGGGCCGAGCGGGCGCTGGTGGTGCACGGCTCGGACGGGATGGACGAGATCACGCTGTGCGGCGAGACGTTCGTCGCCGAGGTCGGAGATGACGGGATAAGGGAGTACGAGATCTCGCCGGAGGACTTCGGGATGGAGGTGCGTGGGCCCGACGCCCTTTTGGGCGGCGACGCCCACCTGAACGCCCGCATCCTGCGCGACGTGCTCTCGGGCGAGGAGAGGGGGGCGGCGCGCGAGGTGATCCTGCTCAACGCCGGCGCCGCTATATACGTCGCCGGGCTCTGTCCGGACCTCGCCTCCGGGGTTCGCATCGCGGCCAAGTCGGTCGACGGAAGGGAGGCGCTCTCGGCGCTCGAGAGCTTCGTGCGCACGACCCGCCGCCTCGCCGGGGGTGTCCTGTGA
- a CDS encoding alpha/beta hydrolase yields the protein MVGEGPHPGFVHRFIGGRGGSGVTLLLLHGTGGDESDLIPLGRELAPGASLLSVRGKVLENGLPRFFRRLAEGVFDQEDLRLRTRELAAFVGEASREYGFDPSRVVAVGYSNGANVAASVMLRCPQTLRAAVLLRAMVPFEPRELPDLSSRSVFLSAGRFDPMIPRGSTSRLAEILREAGAEVELRWQEAGHGLTRAEIEEAGVWLRDGVISRIEGEREG from the coding sequence GTGGTAGGCGAGGGGCCGCACCCAGGCTTCGTCCACCGCTTCATCGGCGGGAGGGGCGGATCCGGCGTGACGCTGCTCCTGCTGCACGGCACCGGGGGGGACGAGAGCGACCTGATCCCGCTCGGCAGAGAGCTCGCGCCCGGCGCCTCGCTGCTCTCGGTGCGGGGGAAGGTGCTCGAGAACGGCCTGCCGCGCTTCTTCCGGAGGCTCGCCGAGGGGGTCTTCGACCAGGAGGATCTTCGCCTGCGCACGCGCGAGCTCGCCGCCTTCGTCGGGGAGGCCTCCCGGGAGTACGGCTTCGACCCTTCCCGGGTCGTCGCAGTCGGCTACTCCAACGGGGCGAACGTCGCCGCGAGCGTCATGTTGAGATGCCCGCAGACCCTGCGCGCCGCGGTGCTGCTGCGCGCGATGGTCCCCTTCGAGCCGCGGGAGTTGCCGGACCTCTCCAGCCGGAGCGTCTTCCTCTCCGCCGGCAGGTTCGACCCGATGATCCCACGCGGGAGTACCTCCCGGCTCGCGGAGATCCTGCGGGAGGCGGGGGCGGAGGTGGAGCTGCGCTGGCAGGAGGCCGGGCACGGGCTTACTCGCGCCGAGATCGAGGAGGCCGGGGTGTGGCTGCGCGATGGGGTAATATCCCGTATCGAGGGCGAGCGAGAGGGGTGA
- a CDS encoding SDR family NAD(P)-dependent oxidoreductase → MLEGKVAVITGAGSGIGRATARKFAAEGAKVVVAELDEERGEAAARDVRESGGEALFVRTDVSEFDQVEAAVERAVEEYGTLDVMFNNAGIGHYAPLLEHEPEHYDRVVKVNQYGVYHGILAAGRKMAELENPGVIINTASVYAFLASPGVIGYHASKGAIKMMTQAAALELARYGIRVVAIAPGGVDTPIIQGYKDMGLDEELARGQMRRRILTPEQIADAVALLATDEADAINGSVVMVDDGYAEFK, encoded by the coding sequence ATGCTCGAGGGGAAGGTCGCCGTGATCACCGGGGCCGGGAGCGGCATAGGGCGGGCCACCGCGCGCAAGTTCGCCGCCGAGGGCGCGAAGGTCGTCGTCGCCGAGCTGGACGAGGAGAGGGGGGAGGCCGCGGCCCGCGACGTGCGGGAGTCCGGCGGCGAGGCCCTCTTCGTTCGCACGGACGTCTCGGAGTTCGACCAGGTCGAGGCCGCTGTCGAGAGGGCGGTAGAGGAGTACGGGACGCTGGACGTCATGTTCAACAACGCCGGCATCGGGCACTACGCCCCGCTTCTGGAGCACGAGCCCGAGCACTACGACCGGGTGGTGAAGGTCAACCAGTACGGTGTCTACCACGGCATCCTCGCCGCCGGCAGGAAGATGGCCGAGCTGGAGAACCCCGGCGTGATCATCAACACCGCCTCCGTCTACGCGTTCCTCGCCTCTCCCGGCGTGATCGGCTACCACGCCTCCAAGGGCGCGATAAAGATGATGACCCAGGCCGCCGCGCTCGAGCTCGCCCGCTACGGCATACGGGTCGTCGCGATCGCCCCGGGCGGGGTGGACACCCCGATCATCCAGGGATACAAGGACATGGGGCTGGACGAGGAGCTCGCCCGCGGTCAGATGCGCCGCAGGATACTGACCCCGGAGCAGATCGCCGACGCCGTCGCCCTGCTCGCCACCGACGAGGCCGACGCGATAAACGGCTCGGTGGTGATGGTCGACGACGGCTACGCGGAGTTCAAGTAG
- a CDS encoding indole-3-glycerol phosphate synthase TrpC — translation MRGSVPSILGALAEVARERAAQLRRSADLDILYEEALRFEKRPFAAALEAPGVSVIAEVKRASPSAGDIRELDPAGWAERYEREGARCLSVLTEPSRFRGSMLDLDAARERTGLPVLRKDFTVDEAQVIEAATRADAVLLIVALFRDAKTLSRYVSLAGELGLAALVEVHDEREASLALEAGAGIVGVNNRDLRDFSVDLATTERLAPLLGDVVLVAESGVREVADARRLRDAGADAVLVGEAAVRDPSLVRRISSMPW, via the coding sequence GTGAGGGGTAGCGTCCCGAGCATACTCGGAGCCCTCGCGGAGGTGGCGCGCGAGCGTGCCGCGCAGCTCAGGAGGAGCGCGGACCTGGACATCCTCTACGAGGAGGCGCTGCGCTTCGAGAAGAGGCCCTTCGCCGCCGCGCTCGAGGCCCCCGGCGTCTCGGTGATAGCCGAGGTCAAACGGGCCTCGCCCTCTGCCGGGGACATCCGGGAGCTCGACCCGGCCGGGTGGGCGGAGCGCTACGAGCGGGAGGGGGCGAGATGCCTCTCGGTGCTCACCGAGCCTTCGAGGTTCCGGGGTTCGATGCTCGACCTGGACGCGGCGCGCGAGAGGACGGGCCTGCCGGTTTTGCGCAAGGACTTCACGGTGGACGAGGCGCAGGTCATAGAAGCGGCGACCCGCGCGGATGCGGTGCTCCTCATCGTCGCGCTCTTCAGGGACGCGAAGACGCTCTCGCGTTACGTCTCGCTCGCCGGGGAGCTCGGCCTCGCCGCGCTCGTCGAGGTGCACGACGAGCGGGAGGCCTCTCTCGCGCTCGAGGCCGGGGCCGGGATCGTAGGGGTCAACAACCGCGACCTCAGGGACTTCTCGGTGGATCTCGCGACGACCGAGAGGCTCGCCCCGCTGCTCGGGGACGTCGTGCTGGTCGCCGAGAGCGGGGTGAGGGAGGTCGCCGATGCCCGCCGGCTGCGCGACGCCGGGGCGGACGCGGTGCTCGTCGGCGAGGCGGCGGTGCGCGACCCGTCGCTGGTCCGCAGGATCTCCTCGATGCCGTGGTAG
- a CDS encoding YbaK/EbsC family protein produces the protein MAYTERASVVKVREALEERGVEAELVELEETARSAREAAAALGRRVEQIVKSLVFRGKRSGRPLLVLAGGANRVDEKRVSALFGEELEKADADFVRGETGFSIGGVPPVIPGGQPPTILDEDLLEEDEVWAAAGHTHVVFGLHPEELLRITGAKAARVSRR, from the coding sequence TTGGCCTACACGGAGAGGGCGAGCGTGGTGAAGGTGCGCGAGGCGCTCGAGGAGCGGGGTGTGGAAGCGGAGCTCGTCGAGCTCGAGGAGACCGCGCGCAGCGCCCGCGAGGCCGCCGCCGCGCTCGGCCGCAGGGTCGAGCAGATCGTGAAGTCTCTGGTCTTCAGGGGGAAGAGAAGCGGCCGGCCCCTGCTCGTCCTCGCCGGTGGGGCGAACCGGGTGGACGAGAAGCGGGTGTCGGCGCTCTTCGGAGAAGAGCTCGAGAAGGCGGACGCCGACTTCGTGCGCGGGGAGACTGGCTTCTCCATCGGCGGTGTGCCGCCGGTCATCCCCGGTGGCCAGCCGCCGACCATCCTCGACGAGGATCTGCTCGAGGAGGACGAAGTATGGGCCGCGGCCGGACACACCCACGTGGTCTTCGGGCTGCATCCGGAGGAGCTCCTCCGGATCACCGGCGCGAAGGCGGCCAGGGTCAGCAGGAGATAG
- a CDS encoding phosphoribosylanthranilate isomerase, protein MVLVKICGITGVEDALAAAGAGADAVGFVFAESPRRVGVERAREISSALPGGILKVGVFVNEEPGRILEIAESVGLDLAQLHGDEGPGEIQELRRGDLGVMKAIRVRDAASLAVMGSCPADFFLLDAYDGVARGGTGRTFDWEVANEVRGCANIFVSGGLSPENVREAVELFRPYGVDASSSLEERPGKKSGERIRRFVGAAKGWR, encoded by the coding sequence ATGGTCCTGGTGAAGATCTGCGGGATCACCGGCGTCGAGGACGCGCTGGCCGCCGCCGGAGCGGGCGCGGACGCCGTCGGGTTCGTCTTCGCCGAGAGCCCGCGACGCGTCGGGGTGGAACGGGCGCGGGAGATCTCCTCCGCGCTGCCCGGCGGCATCCTGAAGGTCGGGGTCTTCGTGAACGAGGAGCCGGGGAGGATCCTCGAGATCGCGGAGTCGGTCGGGCTCGACCTCGCGCAGCTCCACGGCGACGAAGGGCCCGGGGAGATCCAGGAGCTCCGCCGGGGCGACCTCGGTGTGATGAAGGCCATCCGGGTGCGCGACGCCGCCTCCCTCGCGGTGATGGGCTCCTGCCCGGCCGACTTCTTCCTGCTCGACGCGTACGACGGGGTGGCGCGGGGAGGGACCGGGAGGACGTTCGACTGGGAGGTGGCCAACGAGGTGAGGGGCTGTGCTAACATCTTCGTCTCAGGGGGGCTCTCGCCGGAGAACGTGCGGGAGGCGGTCGAGCTCTTCCGCCCGTACGGCGTGGACGCCTCGAGCTCACTCGAGGAGAGGCCCGGCAAGAAGAGTGGTGAGCGCATCCGGAGGTTCGTAGGTGCAGCAAAAGGCTGGCGGTGA
- a CDS encoding ring-cleaving dioxygenase, producing the protein MQLGGIHHVTAVTANASGNVAFYTGVLGMRLVKKTVNQDDVSAYHLFYADEIGRPGTEMTFFDWSFAAPHRPGAGLVSATAFRVSGREALGWWAERLEEHGISPSEVREREGRAVLPFTDPEGQSLELVDDTGGGTEPGVPWEKSPVEASRGIRGIEGVSLALSELGPTLELMTRVMGFRRAAEHTEDSHRVVTLEVGPGGPGTEVRLVERPDLARHRRVGAGGVHHVAFRAPDEEEHAAWRERLARAGLGVTPVIDRYYFRSIYFREPGGVLFEIATDGPGFAVDEDPDHLGEHLSLPPFLEPHRREIEAGLVPLETAVRKGAS; encoded by the coding sequence ATGCAGCTGGGCGGGATACACCACGTGACGGCGGTCACGGCGAACGCCTCCGGGAACGTCGCTTTCTACACCGGCGTTCTCGGGATGCGGCTCGTCAAGAAGACCGTCAACCAGGACGACGTCTCGGCGTACCACCTGTTCTACGCCGACGAGATCGGACGCCCCGGCACCGAGATGACGTTCTTCGACTGGTCCTTCGCCGCCCCGCATCGGCCCGGAGCGGGCCTCGTCTCGGCGACGGCCTTCCGGGTCTCGGGACGGGAGGCGCTCGGGTGGTGGGCCGAACGCCTCGAGGAGCATGGCATCTCCCCCAGTGAGGTGCGCGAGCGGGAGGGACGGGCGGTGCTCCCGTTCACCGACCCCGAGGGGCAGAGCCTGGAGCTGGTCGACGATACGGGGGGCGGCACCGAGCCCGGCGTGCCGTGGGAGAAGAGCCCGGTGGAGGCCTCGCGCGGCATCCGGGGGATCGAGGGGGTGAGCCTCGCGCTCTCTGAGCTCGGGCCGACGCTGGAGCTGATGACCCGGGTCATGGGTTTCCGCAGGGCGGCGGAGCACACGGAGGACTCTCACCGGGTGGTGACGCTCGAGGTCGGTCCCGGAGGGCCGGGGACTGAGGTGCGGCTGGTCGAACGCCCCGATCTCGCGCGCCACCGCAGGGTGGGTGCTGGTGGCGTGCACCACGTGGCCTTCCGGGCTCCGGACGAGGAAGAGCACGCCGCCTGGCGCGAGAGGCTCGCGCGGGCGGGCCTGGGGGTCACCCCGGTCATAGACCGCTACTACTTCCGTTCGATCTACTTCCGCGAGCCCGGTGGGGTCCTCTTCGAGATCGCGACCGACGGCCCCGGCTTCGCGGTGGACGAGGACCCGGATCACCTGGGCGAGCACCTCTCGCTCCCTCCGTTCCTGGAGCCTCATCGCCGGGAGATAGAGGCGGGGCTCGTCCCGCTCGAGACCGCAGTTCGGAAGGGTGCCTCCTGA
- a CDS encoding glycoside hydrolase family 31 protein, which yields MFEEPERFKTPFEEGYRPLGRAEMTDGQKGGVRLRCGDTTVEVSAPAPGIFRVGMFPGGHPVEYGSWAVVEGACDPPATELRESEGGIVLRAGDLEAHVSLDPLRVGFADDSGRPFAADDARLGMGTLRDGRLRLYKRREEGERFFGCGERTGGLEKTGSRQIFWNVDPPLGHTAALSNLYSSIPFYLSLRGGGSYGLFLDSPRRSVLDLAKEDGELVAYEADGGDLVYYVLAGPAPRDVVERYTALTGRTPMPPLWALGYQQSRWSYEPETRLREVAREFRERDIPCDVLYLDIDYMDGFRVFTWDEEKFPTPEKLISDLAEDGFRVVTIVDPGVKVDGDYPVYREGREKGFFCLAPDGEEYRNVVWPGVCAFPDFTDPGVRAWWGEKHRALVDAGVAGIWCDMNEPSLGIPRQSTMPPEVVHPGGGRPREHGEVHNAYGMLMARATREGLLRLRPEERPFVITRSGYAGVQRHALQWTGDNSSWWEHLWMAMPQLQNMGLSGVAWAGVDIGGFGDDCDGELLARFTEFGVLQPFCRNHSAKGTREQEPWVFGEPYESVCRRMIKLRYRLLPYLYSLFEECHRTGAPILRPLFFEFPEDGRTRTTDDEFMLGSALLAAPITRRGASHRHVYLPEGAWFHLWSGERIEGPADVLARAPLGEPPLYVRANHPLPLGPEISHTGERSPEDPLTLLIHAADGSGSTTLYEDEGDGFGYEEGVYARRRISCEGAGGRTTVRLGEREGSYEPGPREVLLDVRGAGEVREVRVDGEERGFRTGDGRLLVQLGERPGETVIEIEAT from the coding sequence TTGTTCGAGGAACCGGAGAGGTTCAAGACGCCCTTCGAGGAGGGCTATCGCCCGCTGGGGCGGGCGGAAATGACGGATGGCCAGAAGGGCGGCGTACGGCTGCGGTGCGGAGATACGACGGTGGAGGTGTCCGCGCCAGCCCCCGGCATCTTCCGGGTCGGGATGTTCCCGGGGGGACACCCGGTGGAGTACGGCTCCTGGGCCGTCGTGGAGGGAGCGTGCGATCCACCGGCCACCGAACTGCGGGAGTCGGAAGGCGGGATCGTCCTGCGCGCCGGGGACCTCGAGGCGCACGTCTCGCTCGATCCGCTGCGGGTGGGCTTCGCCGATGACTCGGGCAGACCCTTCGCCGCGGACGACGCGAGGCTCGGGATGGGCACCCTCCGGGACGGCAGGCTCCGGCTGTACAAGCGGCGGGAGGAGGGAGAGCGCTTCTTCGGCTGCGGCGAGCGCACCGGCGGCCTGGAGAAGACCGGCTCTCGGCAGATCTTCTGGAACGTCGACCCGCCGCTCGGGCACACCGCGGCGCTCAGCAACCTCTACTCTTCGATCCCGTTCTACCTCTCGCTGCGGGGAGGGGGGTCCTACGGCCTCTTCCTGGACAGCCCGCGCCGCTCCGTCCTCGACCTGGCGAAGGAGGACGGAGAGCTCGTGGCCTACGAGGCGGACGGAGGCGACCTCGTCTATTACGTCCTCGCGGGACCAGCGCCACGCGACGTCGTCGAGCGCTACACCGCGCTCACCGGAAGGACGCCGATGCCGCCGCTGTGGGCTCTGGGCTACCAGCAGAGCCGCTGGAGCTACGAGCCCGAGACCAGGCTGCGCGAGGTGGCGCGGGAGTTCCGCGAGCGGGACATCCCCTGCGACGTCCTCTACCTGGACATAGACTACATGGACGGCTTCAGGGTCTTCACCTGGGACGAGGAGAAGTTCCCCACCCCTGAGAAGCTCATCTCCGACCTGGCGGAGGACGGCTTCCGCGTCGTCACGATCGTCGACCCCGGCGTGAAGGTCGACGGGGACTACCCGGTCTACCGCGAGGGCCGGGAGAAGGGCTTCTTCTGCCTCGCACCTGACGGGGAGGAGTACCGCAACGTCGTCTGGCCAGGGGTGTGCGCCTTCCCGGACTTCACCGACCCCGGGGTCAGGGCGTGGTGGGGCGAGAAACACCGGGCGCTCGTGGACGCCGGGGTCGCCGGCATCTGGTGCGACATGAACGAACCCTCGCTGGGCATCCCCCGCCAGTCTACGATGCCGCCCGAGGTCGTACACCCGGGTGGGGGAAGGCCGAGGGAGCACGGCGAGGTCCACAACGCCTACGGGATGCTGATGGCGCGGGCGACACGGGAGGGGCTGTTGAGGCTGCGCCCGGAGGAGCGCCCGTTCGTGATCACCCGCTCGGGTTACGCCGGGGTGCAGCGACACGCGCTGCAGTGGACCGGGGACAACTCCTCGTGGTGGGAGCACCTGTGGATGGCGATGCCCCAGCTGCAGAACATGGGTCTCTCCGGGGTCGCCTGGGCCGGGGTGGACATCGGAGGCTTCGGCGACGACTGCGACGGGGAGCTTCTCGCGCGCTTCACCGAGTTCGGGGTGCTGCAGCCGTTCTGCCGCAACCACTCGGCTAAGGGCACCCGCGAGCAGGAACCGTGGGTCTTCGGCGAGCCCTACGAGTCGGTGTGCCGCAGGATGATCAAGCTGCGCTACCGCCTGCTGCCCTACCTCTACTCGCTCTTCGAGGAGTGCCACCGCACCGGCGCGCCGATCCTGCGTCCGCTCTTCTTCGAGTTCCCCGAGGACGGGCGCACCCGTACCACCGACGACGAGTTCATGCTCGGGAGCGCCCTGCTCGCTGCCCCCATCACCCGTCGCGGCGCCTCTCACCGCCACGTCTACCTGCCGGAGGGCGCCTGGTTCCACCTCTGGAGCGGCGAGCGCATCGAGGGGCCGGCCGACGTCCTCGCCCGCGCCCCGCTCGGCGAGCCGCCGCTCTACGTGAGGGCGAACCACCCCCTCCCGCTCGGGCCGGAGATCAGCCACACCGGCGAGCGCTCGCCGGAGGACCCGCTGACGCTCCTGATCCACGCGGCCGACGGATCGGGCTCGACGACGCTCTACGAGGACGAGGGCGACGGCTTCGGCTACGAGGAGGGCGTCTACGCCCGGCGGAGGATCTCCTGCGAGGGCGCCGGCGGGCGCACGACCGTCCGGCTCGGGGAGCGCGAGGGCTCCTACGAGCCGGGACCGCGGGAGGTGCTCCTCGACGTGCGCGGCGCGGGGGAGGTACGCGAGGTCAGGGTGGACGGCGAGGAGCGGGGGTTCCGAACCGGAGACGGGAGGCTCCTCGTGCAGCTCGGGGAGCGGCCCGGGGAGACCGTAATCGAGATCGAAGCTACTTGA
- a CDS encoding ornithine cyclodeaminase family protein: protein MTLLLTESDVESVLDFPSVIESVEQAFRQQAGGLATNHARRRVMTPSSGLNVMFAGAPEMGSMGLKAYSISRSGARFYVMLFDASTGELLAIVQADRLGQMRTGAASAVATRYLARPDARTLGIYGAGWQAEAQLEAIACVRDLERVVVYSRTGESRRAFAERMSERTGLEVEPVSSAEEPAAQDIVVTITSSREPVLRGEWLSPGSHVNAAGSNFLYKSEIDRDTVRRSSLVCIDSREEIGLEAGSLLPSLDTGVLFPEAVHELSEVVAGRIRGRRGPEDVTLFVSQGIALEDVATARLVYDRALEQNLGRDVDL from the coding sequence TTGACCCTGCTCCTCACCGAATCCGACGTCGAGAGCGTGCTCGACTTCCCGAGCGTGATAGAGTCCGTCGAGCAGGCCTTCCGGCAGCAGGCCGGGGGCCTGGCGACGAACCACGCCCGCCGCCGGGTGATGACGCCCTCGAGCGGCCTGAACGTGATGTTCGCCGGCGCACCCGAGATGGGGTCGATGGGCCTGAAGGCCTACTCGATCTCGCGCTCCGGGGCACGCTTCTACGTGATGCTCTTCGACGCCTCGACCGGCGAGCTGCTCGCGATCGTCCAGGCCGACCGGCTGGGGCAGATGCGCACCGGAGCGGCGAGCGCGGTGGCCACCCGGTACCTCGCCCGGCCGGACGCCAGGACGCTCGGCATCTACGGGGCGGGCTGGCAGGCCGAGGCCCAGCTCGAGGCGATAGCCTGCGTGCGTGATCTGGAGCGCGTCGTCGTCTACAGCAGAACCGGGGAGTCGCGCCGGGCGTTCGCCGAGAGGATGAGCGAGAGGACGGGCCTCGAGGTCGAGCCGGTCTCCTCCGCCGAGGAGCCCGCCGCTCAGGACATCGTGGTCACGATCACCTCCTCCCGCGAGCCGGTGCTGCGCGGCGAGTGGCTCTCCCCCGGATCCCACGTCAACGCCGCCGGCTCGAACTTCCTGTACAAGAGCGAGATCGACCGCGACACGGTCCGTCGCTCGAGCCTGGTGTGCATAGACTCCCGCGAAGAGATCGGACTAGAAGCCGGGAGCCTCCTTCCCTCGCTGGACACCGGCGTCCTCTTCCCGGAGGCCGTGCACGAGCTCTCGGAGGTCGTCGCCGGACGCATCCGGGGCCGGCGCGGCCCGGAGGACGTGACGCTCTTCGTCAGCCAGGGGATAGCGCTCGAGGACGTCGCGACGGCCCGGCTGGTCTACGACCGGGCGCTGGAGCAAAACCTCGGTCGCGACGTGGATCTCTGA